GACGCTAAAACAGGGCGGCCCGAAAGGGTCGCCCTGTTTTTTAGGCCAGCTTGATCGTAGCTAGTTTTAACACCAGATCGAGAGCCGATTTTTTCCGCACTTCAACCCTTACCGGGCGTCCTTCCAGATACTTTTGGGCGCTTTCGATTTCCTCAATCAGCTTCGCGGGCAAGTCGCTTTGCCGCGCCGCGGCGACAGCTTGATCGCTGAAAGCGAATGAAGCCCGGAAGAAACCCGGACATGGCGTGAGATAGACCACGGCCCGCTTTTTCAGCGAGAGCTGCAACGACCAGCCGTATTGCTTGCCCGAGAACTTCCAGGCTTCGTCGAGCGACCCGAGCCGGTCGTGAAGCGCGGCTCTCAATGCGGTCCATAAACCGAATGTCTTACCGAGCGTGGCGGCTACTTCCGCCGCGTCCGGAATCTGCGCCTTCTCGCGGAAAGTCCCTGGTTCCATCGGCGATTTCTCTTTATTTGTCGGGTT
This sequence is a window from Myxococcales bacterium. Protein-coding genes within it:
- a CDS encoding DUF3788 family protein, whose translation is MEPGTFREKAQIPDAAEVAATLGKTFGLWTALRAALHDRLGSLDEAWKFSGKQYGWSLQLSLKKRAVVYLTPCPGFFRASFAFSDQAVAAARQSDLPAKLIEEIESAQKYLEGRPVRVEVRKKSALDLVLKLATIKLA